ATAGCGGTAGCGTTGTTCGGTGATCCTGAACTATTAGGCACAGGCCTGTCCATGTACGGACAGTTGATGATTCAGCTGACAGGTATTGCGGCTGCGTTTGTCGTTGCCTTTCTCTTTCCGTATTTCCTCCTCACCGTAATCAATCGCATATTGCCGCTGAGGGTAACGCCGGAGGAAGAAGAAGTCGGGATGAATATTTCCGAGCACGGCGCACGAACGGACATGCTGGATTTATTTGCGGCTATGGAGGAACAGGCCCGGACACAGGATCTGTCTCTTCGAGTTCCCGTTGAACCATTTACAGAAGTAGGGCGGATTGCGTCATGCTATAATCAGGTTATGTCCGCTCTTGAAGAAAGTGTATCTAAAACTGAAGCCATAATTAATTCCGCTACTGATGGTATTGTTACTTTCTCTAAGGACTCACTGGCTTTGATGCAGGCAAACCCTCAGGCTAGAAAGATGTTTGCTTTGCCGGGAACCGGAGCGATTGATGGTTTTAACTTTGCTGATATAATAAGCAATCAGGAAGATATTGCCGCAGGTCCGCTTTTCAGATCGGAGTCAATGGAACTAAGTTGTAAGCAGGTAGGCGGGGACGCATTCCCGGCGGAGGCTGTTATCACTCCAGCTAAAGGTATGCCCTTTTATCTTGCAATAATTCGCGACATAACCCAGCGGAAAAAAGCTGAAGAAAAAATTAACATTCAGCAGGCATATTTTCAGCAACTTTTTGAAAGTTCTCCGCAGGCCATTGTGCAGGTGGATACCGAAGGAATAATTCAAAATGTAAATAAGGGCTTCGAACAACTCTTTGGGTATAATCGTGATGAAGTTTTAGGGTGCTATAATAGAAGTGTTGTCGTTCCGAAAGAACTTCAGGCTGAAGCCAGCCAGTTCAGCGAATCCGTTAAGACAGGACGTCTAGTGGATAAAGAATCCGTGCGGCGCCATAAGGACGGCAGGGAAATTCCTATTTCAGTGATCGGTTATCCAATTATGGTTGGGGATGAGCTTAGCGGGATCTACTATATATATAGTGATATAACACAGCGTAAGGCCTTCGAAGAGCAACTGACCCATCAGGCATTTCATGATTCTTTGACAGGGTTGCCGAACAGGGTCCTTTTTACAGAGCGCCTTTCCAGAGCATTGAAACGCTCGAAGCGGCGTATAGATTATCGTTTTGCAGCGATGATGCTGGATATGGACAGGTTTAAATGGATTAATGACACACTCGGGCATCATGCCGGGGATGAATTTTTAATAGCTATTGCCGACCGCATCAGCTCCTGCATTCGTGAGGTGGATACAGTTGCCCGGTTGGGCGGTGATGAATTCGGCATTGTGATTGAAGAATTTGAGTCATACCAGCAGGTGATAACCATAGCCAAGAGAATTCAGCAGTCATTGAAGCTTCCTCTTGATTTAAATGGGAATAAAGTCATGTCCAGTGCTAGTATCGGCATTGTTTTGCGCAATGACGAATATCAGGATCACGATGCTGTGATGCGTGATGCAGATATTGCCATGTATAGGGCAAAAGAAATGGGAAGGGCTAAATTCAAGGTATTTAACCAGAGGATGCACTGCAGGCTTGTAGCTGAAGTTGAGTTGGAAAAAGATCTGCGACAGGCCATTCAGGATGAAGAGTTAACACTTTTATATCAGCCTATAATATGTACCCTCACAGGAAGGCTTAATGGAGTCGAGGCTCTGCTGCGTTGGAATTCCAAAACAAGGGGCATGGTTTCTCCTGATGTGATAATTCCTTTAGCTGAAGAAACAGGATTAATAATTCCGCTTGGGCAGTGGATATTGACAGAAGCATGCAGGACCATGAAAAGCTGGATTGATGAGTTTGGCGCCGGTGATATGACTATGAGCATAAACTTATCATTTAAACAGTTTGCCCAGCCTAATTTTACTCAGTTTGTAAAATCTACTCTTGAACAAACCAGACTGCCGGCCCACAATTTAAAGCTGGAATTGACTGAAAGTTGCCTGATGCGCAATCCGGAGGAAACCATGTCAAAACTCAATGTTCTTAGAAACATGGGCGTTCAGCTTGTTATTGATGATTTCGGTACTGGTTATTCATCCCTAAGCTATCTTCAGCGTCTGCCCATAAATGGTCTTAAGATTGATCGCTCATTTATATCAGGAGATGATCCTAAGGATTCAAACGCGGAAATAGTCAGGACAATAATCAACATGGCAAAAAGTCTGGGGTTGGGAGTTGTGGCGGAAGGTGTTGAGAACCATGAGCAGTTTGAAATGCTCCAGCATATGAATAGTGACGAGGTGCAGGGCTTCCTGTTCTCCAAGCCTGTCGATAAAGGGACGGTCGCAAATATGATTAAGGAAAACCATAAGTAACAATAAATTTAAAAGATATTCCAGACCACTGGAGTTGAATGTAGCAGCCTCATTGCACCATTTGTATAAGTCTTATATACCAGCAAATGGTAAATGCTCAGACATGATAACAAGGAGATTTCAATGTCCGGTCAAGATAAGTCTGTTGATATGGCAAGCGCTGCTAAAGATATTGAGGAGATTATCCGCCAACTTGCAACACATTACGGGCTGTGGTTGGCGGAAAGTGTTCATCATTTGGGGCTTGAAGCTGCTCTCAATGCTGAAAAGGAAGCCGGAGACCGTTTTTTTAAAATTCTAAGGGGAAAACTGGACCGTGCAACAGGTACCCGTCTTGAGAGGCTCTTTTCAGAAAAAAATCAGGAAGTTGTGGATAAACTGGGGGACGCACTTCGGTCCTCGTGGCTTGCTGCGGACGGTGTCTGGTTTCAAGCAATAGAAAAACAAGCCGGAATGGATGCAGCCAAAAGGGTAAACGACACGTGCTGGTCCCGATTTGCTCCTCTTGAGGCCCGGCGGGCAAAAGATATTCTCCAGTTGCCGGAAAATGGTGGTATAGAAGCTCTTAAGTCAGCACTCGGAATACGTATGTATGCGAAGTTGAATAAATGGGAGTTTGTGGACCAAACGGATAAGACAATAGTTTTCCGCATGAAGGAATGCCGGGTGCAGACGGCCCGTAAACGCAAGGGACTGGATGATTACCCTTGCAAATCCGGTGGTGTTACCGAGTATACGACATTTGCCAAAGAGATAGACTCCAGATTGCGCTGTGAATGTGTCGGCTGTCCGCCCGATCCTCACCCTGAGGAGTGGGTCTGTTCATGGCGGTTTACGCTGGGTGATGAGTAGCAAAGAATCCCGCCTGAATTCAGACGGGATTCTTTTAATAATTCACAAGGCCACCCAGTAGGAGAGATCGGTCAGCTTTCCTCTTTCAGGATTCGTAATAAAAATTCCGGCATAGATGTTATTTTAAGTCTGTCGCCGGCAGCTTGTTTAAGTGACACATAACAAAAATTGCATGGACATATGATTTCTTCGAGTCCTTCTATCTCTGCCCGCTCAATAATCTTCCCGGCGGAAGTCTTGCAGCACATTCCTTTCACGTCTACAAGCTCAAGACCTTCTATACGGGATAATTCGCTACGATAGCTGGCCCAGTTCATTCCTGAATTGGGAAATGTTTTTTTGAAGTATGTATGGCAACCTCCAAAATAGCCCATTACAACAGGTTTGCACTTGAGGTTCATCTTTTTAATTTCATTGAAAATCAAATCCAGTATAAAGAGATGGTTTTCGTGATCGTGGTTGAATCTTTCTCTGGCAGAATAGGCGCATCCGGCACAGCAATATACCAGTTTGTTTGCACCTTTCTCTTTTGACCGGGCTATATTGTGCGATGTAAAGTCTTCACATAATTTTCCTATATAGTCCGACTCTTCTTCTCCTGTCTGTGCAACTAAAGGAAGACCGCAGCATTTCTCATCATTGAGGTAAGTGTAATCCAGTCTGAACAAGTCCAGCAAGGCCGTGTAATCCCGAAGGAGGAAAGGAGTTGTAAAAGGGCGGTAGCACCCGAAGATAAGACAGTTTTCAGCCTGTTCCTTTGGAGCGGAAATACCATGGGCAGCAAGAACCCCCGCCCTAAGGGCCGACACCATACCATGGTTACCGTTTTCGCGTATCGTGTCAGTCTGTTCAATTATGGTCCGGCCGCAGACGAGCCCCTGTATTGATTGCTTCCAGGCTGAGATAGGATTTTTCTTATTCATTTTTAGTTTCCAAAAATTTTAGTTTTGCCGCACAACCCTCTGGGGTGCGCTTATCACCTGAATGTTGGTCCATGTCCTGTAATGAAAAACATATGTAGTTGAAATCCGTGGAGCCTTGGAAGCCCATTCGTTTAATCGTTCCGTAGTAAATAGGGAACAATGCTTAATTAATAAGGAAGGGCAGTTGAGACTGCGTATGGCAGTTTGCATTATGCAGCAGCTATTTAATGCCCCTATTAAGCTTCGCTTGTAAGAGCATCAATAAATATGTTTAAGGCAGGGGTTAACCACTTATCCCTCTGGAGAATAA
Above is a genomic segment from Maridesulfovibrio sp. containing:
- a CDS encoding DUF6125 family protein encodes the protein MSGQDKSVDMASAAKDIEEIIRQLATHYGLWLAESVHHLGLEAALNAEKEAGDRFFKILRGKLDRATGTRLERLFSEKNQEVVDKLGDALRSSWLAADGVWFQAIEKQAGMDAAKRVNDTCWSRFAPLEARRAKDILQLPENGGIEALKSALGIRMYAKLNKWEFVDQTDKTIVFRMKECRVQTARKRKGLDDYPCKSGGVTEYTTFAKEIDSRLRCECVGCPPDPHPEEWVCSWRFTLGDE
- a CDS encoding heterodisulfide reductase-related iron-sulfur binding cluster → MNKKNPISAWKQSIQGLVCGRTIIEQTDTIRENGNHGMVSALRAGVLAAHGISAPKEQAENCLIFGCYRPFTTPFLLRDYTALLDLFRLDYTYLNDEKCCGLPLVAQTGEEESDYIGKLCEDFTSHNIARSKEKGANKLVYCCAGCAYSARERFNHDHENHLFILDLIFNEIKKMNLKCKPVVMGYFGGCHTYFKKTFPNSGMNWASYRSELSRIEGLELVDVKGMCCKTSAGKIIERAEIEGLEEIICPCNFCYVSLKQAAGDRLKITSMPEFLLRILKEES
- the amt gene encoding ammonium transporter, encoding MDKSLIDVLWILICSALVFLMQPGFMCLESGLTRSKNSINVAVKNLADFVFSTCTFWAAGFGLMFGAEYAGVIGTDSFFVPFDGIPYMTSFFIFQTMFCGTATTIFSGAIAERMSFGAYLLVALILSLIVYPVFGNWAWNGLEYGELNGWLGSRGFVDFAGSTVVHSVGGWVALASMLVVGARKGRFTDDGKIREMNPSNLPMSVLGTLLLWFGWFGFNGGSTLTFDGSVPLIIGNTVLASAAGAVSCTLLGWYDTKIPKVNYLINGTLGGLVAITANCHVVSAVDSMVIGTLSGPICLWAERLLEKARIDDAVGAVPVHLACGIWGTIAVALFGDPELLGTGLSMYGQLMIQLTGIAAAFVVAFLFPYFLLTVINRILPLRVTPEEEEVGMNISEHGARTDMLDLFAAMEEQARTQDLSLRVPVEPFTEVGRIASCYNQVMSALEESVSKTEAIINSATDGIVTFSKDSLALMQANPQARKMFALPGTGAIDGFNFADIISNQEDIAAGPLFRSESMELSCKQVGGDAFPAEAVITPAKGMPFYLAIIRDITQRKKAEEKINIQQAYFQQLFESSPQAIVQVDTEGIIQNVNKGFEQLFGYNRDEVLGCYNRSVVVPKELQAEASQFSESVKTGRLVDKESVRRHKDGREIPISVIGYPIMVGDELSGIYYIYSDITQRKAFEEQLTHQAFHDSLTGLPNRVLFTERLSRALKRSKRRIDYRFAAMMLDMDRFKWINDTLGHHAGDEFLIAIADRISSCIREVDTVARLGGDEFGIVIEEFESYQQVITIAKRIQQSLKLPLDLNGNKVMSSASIGIVLRNDEYQDHDAVMRDADIAMYRAKEMGRAKFKVFNQRMHCRLVAEVELEKDLRQAIQDEELTLLYQPIICTLTGRLNGVEALLRWNSKTRGMVSPDVIIPLAEETGLIIPLGQWILTEACRTMKSWIDEFGAGDMTMSINLSFKQFAQPNFTQFVKSTLEQTRLPAHNLKLELTESCLMRNPEETMSKLNVLRNMGVQLVIDDFGTGYSSLSYLQRLPINGLKIDRSFISGDDPKDSNAEIVRTIINMAKSLGLGVVAEGVENHEQFEMLQHMNSDEVQGFLFSKPVDKGTVANMIKENHK